The Candidatus Zixiibacteriota bacterium genomic interval GTCTCGATGCTGTTCGAAGCCCGGATGCTTGCGCACAATTTCTTCGACAGCAACGGAATCAGCCAGCATCACCTGGTCCCGACGGGGATGGAACAACTCCACATTCTCACTTTCCAGACCGAGGGCGGCTGGATCGATATCGCTGATCACCACCCACTCGAACGGCTCGCCGGTATTGCCCGGCGTATTGACGGTGGCGTCCTTGTCGGAACAGGCCGCCGCCACGAGCGCGATCACCGCGATCACCAAAAACAGCAGAAAAGTTCTAAATCTCATCGCAACCACTCCTTGCCTATACCTACGGCACACATACTAGACGCCGTTCGTTTTGCAAAGCTAAAAAGTTCGAAACCACCGGCCTCGCTGCAGGTCGGGGCCCGGAATGCGCTGTGCGATGGTGGCATACGAAAGTCGAAAAGGCGGATTGATATAGTCTAAGTTATGATATACATGGACGCAGATTCTGCGGACCCTCGGACAGGGCACGGGCGAGGACTATAACCGGCGGCGGAAAAATGTCAACATTCTGCTTGAAATATCGTCCTTATATTATAATATTACAGCGGTAGGATTCGGGAAAAACCCGGGAGGACGATCACCTGGAGTAACACTGAAGAGCCGTGGTACCTGCGTATATTCCTTTCACATAACGGTCCATCAATTTGAGAGCAAGGCTCCCCGCCGCCCGATTGTTGTATTGCCTCACCGTCGATCGGACAGTGCTTTCGTAACAGCGGAGCCTCGATGTCGTTATCCGTATCTTTGGATAACCGGGCACCCGGAACGGTCTGCAGGGCCGTCCGGAAGAAGTAGACAGGCTATTTACATCAGATGTCATTGTCCTTTACGAAACGCGAATCGTTCTTTCACTACCTCACGAGCGGGTTGTGTGTGACCAGCCACGACCCAAAGCGAGCGGCGCGGATTGAATCGGCGCCAGGAAAGGAGGGTGCGACGGCATCAACGGGAGCGTTAGACGTCAGTGGGGATGGCAATGCAACCATCCCGGCATCATCAATGATTTACCATGTCAAGACTCAGATAGGCAATGCACACACTGTGTGCACAAACATGTAACAGCGTAAGGGCGCTCGAAAGGAGCAAGGAATGACGAAAAGGGTATGTGCCGTGGCGGTAGTCGCGCTGCTCGTCATAGCTATCGGAGCTATGCCGGCCTTTGCGGCGAAGTATCGCCCGGAGACGAAACTTGACCCGCGGATCAAAACCTCGATGGACTTTGCGTTCCGTTATGGGACGCCGGTCGAACACACCGGTGTGACCGGGACCATCGATCGTCCGGCCCAGCAGTCCTCGCTGGGTGACCCCAACCTGTCCGATTCCCCGGGCTCGGTGATGGGTTTCACCTATTACGAACTGCAGAAGAACGGCTCGATTGGCCGTCGCGTTGAAAACCGTGGTGGTGCGCAGATCCATGTCACCTTCACGGCGGGTCTGGACGCCGGTTCGCCTACCCCGGCGGCCCGCAACCAGTGGTACAACTACTATGACCCGGTGAGCGGTACGGCCATCACGGCCGGCGGCGGCACGGGTCCCGGCTCGACCTATTCCGGTTTTGGCGGCATCGATGCGGTGCCGATCACCGGCGGGACATTTGACACCCGCGCTCTGGTGGCCGGACACTATACGCGCGGCGGGGTAAACCGCGCGGAAGTCAACTTCCAGGAAGACGGTGCCCCGTTTACGTTTGATTTCAAGGTGGTACCGGAATCGGCCGAGCCGGTTTCGAGCGGAAACCCGCTTTGGCCGATGATCGAGTATCACAAGAACGGTTCCAACGAGTACATATATTTGATCGCGCAGGGCGATAGCAGCTCGGCGACCAATCCACTGTACTTCTTCCGCAAGGCCGGCACCGATACGCTCGGCACGTGGGAAGGCACCGTGATTGACACCATCCGCTTCCAGGGTATCGCGCTGATGAGTTCGCGCACGACCCAGAAGGTGGCGGTGGGGTGGATCGGCGCTGCGGCGGTATCGGCAAACGATCCGGGCTGGCGCGCCGACGTCTACTACAAAGAGTCGACCGATATGGGCGCCACCTGGCCCGCGGCTCCGACCAATATTACCAACTTCCCGGAACCGGGTCCGGCTCCGGACACCGCGTTTGGATACCCGAACATCGAGCTCGCCGGTATCTATGACGCCAATGATAACCTGCACTTCGTGTGGAACTCCGGTATTTTCACCGATGGTTCCTACTTCTTCTCGTCGCATATTTATCACTGGGCGTCGCATGTCGGCAATATGGACCTGGTCACGAAGCACATCTGGAACGACCTTGGCCCGAACTGCGGTAACGGCGTCAACAACCTGTCGACCGGTAACAAGATTTCCATCTCGGAATGCGACGGGAATCTGTACACTATCTGGTCGCAGGCGAACGACGTCGAAGGCGGCGTCTATGACGACTGCGCCAACACCACCGCTGCCGGCGGCGGCCTGGCGATCAACTGGACGGGTAACCACGAGCTGTGGATGTCGGTGTCGACCGACCTCGACGGCGACGCCTGGGATGCCCGCCGCAACCTGACCAACAGCTACGACCCGGCCTGCTCGCTGAATGTGGCTGCCGGCCGTGGCGACTGCAACGACGACATCATGGGCTCGGTCTCTCGTTACGGACAGGATATCAGCGTGCTGAGCCTGGACGAGAGCGACTATCCGGCCGGTTCCATTGTGGACGTCGATCCGAGCTATGCCGGTTCGTATTATCTCGACGTGACCTACATCAACGACGAGATGCCGTCGGTCTCCGTCTACACCTGGCCGAACGCCACCGGGCTGCAGGGTCCCAAGACCCGCAACAACGCCAAGTGGTTCCGCATTCCGTGTGTTGACCCGGTTGTCGAGGCCCGTCTGGCTCTCAACCAGAGCAGCATCGGCTTCCCGGAATACACCGAACACGGCCAGCTTTACCAGTTCTACCTGAAACTCGAGAACATCGGTAACCTCCAGCTGGGCGTGACGGGCATCACCGAGAACGAGACGACCGGTCCGAGCGGCTGGCTTGACGTCTTCCCGACCACCGTGAACGTCGACCCGTCCGGCGGTGTCGACTCGGTGCAGGTGACCCTGAACGCCGGCGGCGTGGTGAACAGCCCCGGTACGGTGGTCAGCCTGAACGGCTCGCTCGACTTCATTTCGAACGCTGCCGAAGGTGTGGTTTCCTTTACGATCGACAACTTCATCGTTGCTGACACGGTCGTGGGCGTCAACTACGACACCATTTCGACCGGCTGTATCCGTCTTGCCGTTGGCCGCAACGGCAACATGGGCGGTCAGGCCGGCGAAAACGGTCGCGCCAACATGGATTACTTCCTGTCCGGTTTCGAGTGCGATGCTCCGCCGGATACTGTGACCGACACCATTCTGGGTGACGCCAGCGTCTACATGTACGACGCGTCGCCGATCATCATGTCCGGTACGCTGGGCAACCTGACGGCTTCCTGGTCGATCTTCCAGGATGGCTTCGAAACCGAGTACGGCTTCAAGCCGGTCGCCGATCTGGAAACCTACGGCCCGGTCACCGGCGCCAACTACGACGGATGGACGTCCGGTACGTTCGTGACCGTCGACTCCGCGATCGCGGTTGAGAAGACCTGGTATGCTCCGACCGACGGGTCGACTCCCAACTGCGGGTCCTCGTTTATCGTGCAGGTCATGAAGATCTACTCGTACGACGGCGCGGCCCACAATGACCTCGTCATCGGCGAGGCCATGGACTGGGATATTCCGTCCGATACCGGTTCGAACAACGGCGCCGGTCTGGACTTCCCGAACAACTACATCTACCTCCGTGGCGCTGAGTACGACGCCGACCCGGTGGAGTGCCAGCAGAACAACGCCCGTTTCGGCGGCGCCGCGTTCATCGGCTGGGAGACCCAGCTCGGCGGTACGTTCAACGACGGTAACGATGCGTTGAATTACTACGGTATGTACACCGCCCTGAACGAAGACTTCGTCTATCCGCGCCCGTCGCGGCTGGAAGGCGGCTTCGATCCGGATGAGCTGTACACCAACATGACCGACAACAGCGGTCTCACTGCGAATCCGACGCAGACCGACCAGCACATGGTGATGACGCTGTCGACCGATTTCGATCTGGCCGGCAACGACACGCTGTGGGTCTACACGGTCTTCGCGACCGTCCGTAACGGCGCTCCCGCCGACTTCGGCACCGCGATCGCTGCGGGTCGTCAGTGGTACCAGGACAACCTCGCCGGCGGCGGTGGTTGCTGTGTCGGCAACACCGGTAACGTGAACAACGACGTCGGTGGCGCGGTCGACCTGTCCGACCTGATCTACTTCGTGAACTTCCTGTTCCTTGGTGGTCCGGCTCCGGCCTGTCCGGCTGCTGCCAACATCAACGGCGACACCGGCTGCGCGCTTGACCTGTCGGATCTGATCTACCTCGTGAACTTCCTGTTCCTTGGTGGTCCGGCTCCGGCTGCCTGTCTGCCGCAGTGCGAATAGCGCTGATGAATCGATAGCCCGCTGAGGTTAGACTCGGCAGGCCCAAAGAGCAAGGCCGCCCTCTCCGATGAGGGCGGCCTTCTTGTTGTGATGCTGTCCGTTTAGTCAGCGTTTTGTAAGAGAGTCCTCGTGGTCAGGATATAGGATTCTTCCGTCTGATTCGGCGTTTTGTATCCCAGCGCCGAATGCGGGTAATGCTCGTTGTACTCCTCCTTGATCGTCCGCATCAGCCGCTCGGTGTCGGCGTTCCTCTTCGGATTGTTGTAGCTGGTGAAGGCGTGGTGAACATCCAGCAACGAACAGGTCTGCATGAACCTTTTAGTGGTCGCCCGCGGACCGCAGTGATACCCCGCGATCCGCTTGGTGTACCAGTCCAGGACCAGCATCCGGTAGGCCCAACCCGAACCGGTCATCACCTTGGTCATGTCGATCCCCACCTTTGCCGGCGGCAGATCGCGCTTGCCGTCGTCGTATCCAAGCCAGTCCTTGCTTCCCTCGTTCGAAAAGAGGATCGACTTTCCCGTGGTCTGTGAGTTATGTCCGGCCGAGGTTGAGAATGTAAAGGTCCGAACATCGGGAAAATCTTTGGTCGTCAGATCCACCGAGCCGCCGGTGAAATTGCCTGGCTTGTCCGGTGTGAATGTCTTCTGAACGGGGCATAACCGATCGCGCGAACCAGCAGTGTGACGATGCCGGTCGGTACCAGACGAATCCGGTAACTGCCGTCGAGATCGGACTGGGAGCCCAGCTGCGTTCCCTCGATCATCACAGTCGCGCCGATAAGCGGCTCGCCGGTCCTGGAATCGAGCAGTCTGCCGCCGAGCGTCCCGGTCTCCACTTTGTTTGTTTGGCTGTACCCGTCCACGCCGGGTGCCATCATGGCACACAGCACCGGAAGGGTCACCACGACCCGGCTGGTGATTACGCGGTTAACCGTCCTGCGCAAAGACATTCGGCTGTTCATTGCGTTTCTCCCTGGTATCCCTGACAGATGTTCAAGACATTTCCTCGCTGCCTGCGGGAGGTAGGGTAGCCGCGGCGTATTAGGAGAAGATGAGCGCCAAACTAGATCTCTGCGAGATTCACGCTGTGTTTCAGGCTTTGCAGGGTACTGAGGGGTAATGGGATGGATTTCACGAAGGACGGTTCAAGGGGCGATTGCCGGATTTTGCGCTGAACAAAAGGACCCCCTGCCGGGAGGGGGTCCGATGTCGGGTGATCGCGATCGAGAACCGTAAGAGGGCTAGACGGAGTGTCTGGCCAGATAGGATGCAACGCCGTCGGCATCGGGCCGTATGGCTTCATCACCGGCATGCCAGTTGGCCGGGCACACCTCGCCGTGGGTCTCGACATACCGAAGCGCGTCCAGCATCCGCAGGGCTTCGTCGACACTGCGCCCCAGCGGCAGATCGTTTATGACCGCGTGGCGGACTATACCCTTCTTGTCGATCAGGAAGAGCCCGCGCAGCGCAACCTCGTCGCCGATCAGCACGCCGTAGTCGCGCGAGATGCTTTTCGACAAGTCGGCTACCAGCGGATACTGGATGTTGCCGATCCCGCCCTGCTCGCGGGGGGTATTCTTCCAAGCCAGGTGCGTGAAGTGTGAATCAACCGAGACGCCGATCACCTCGCAGTTTCTCTGGCGGAACTCATTCAGCTTTTTATCGAAGGCAATGATCTCCGACGGGCACACGAACGTGAAGTCCAGCGGATAGAAGAACAGAATCACGTACGTGTCGCGGTATTCGGACAACGTCAGTTGTTTGAAGGAGTTGTCCGGCATGACCGCCTGGGCGGTGAAATCCGGAGCCGATCTCGTGACCAATACAGACATAGGGTGTCTCCCGTGGCAGTGATGTGCGCAGTTAAGTCGCCGTATTCATCCCGCGAAACGAGGCTTTCACCAGGTGACACCGGCACATCGGCGGCGATCAGGTATCATCCTCATCGCCGATGGGTGCCGCCCTGCGTGCGCGCTCGATTGTGCGGCAAACGGGAATACGGCGGCAACTAATTCTCGGTAAGGATGACCTCGTCGTACTCGACCTCGAAACGAAGCTTGTGTTTGGCCTCCTCGTGAGCCAGCGACAACAGCAGTTCGCGAAGGTCGGCGTTGTCGGTTGCGGCAGCAAGATCGCTGTACAGCTTGAAGGCCGCTTTCTCGGCCTTCATCGCGAGTATCAGGGCCTCCTGGTAGCCGACATTGGCGGTGAGTTCGATATCTGCGAGATGATCGCCGATCTTGAGATCCGCGACTTTCTTCTCGGCGGAGAGCATCAAACGACCGTCCTTTACGGCCAGCAGTTTCGCCTTGTGCCCCATTTCTTCACGGGCGAAGCCTGCGAAAACGTCCTTCATGCCCTTGCGGTTCATTTTGGCGGCGAGGCTGTTGTAGAAGTCGGCTGCGTCCTGCTCTTTTTCTATGGCAAAGTCCAGGATTTCTTCAACCGATTTGAGCTTCATCTTGTATCCTCCTGACCCGATAGGAACGGTGCGCCGTTCCACACACCGGTGGCCTGCGGGCCGTTGTTTGTATTCAAGCTTCGGGATATATACGGAAAAGGAGAGCCTTTGTCTACTGTTTTGTCCCTGATTGCCGGGCCGGTCCACGCGAGCGTAATCAGCCGCGCCCGCGCACGAGGGATACAGCGAGGAAGGTGACGCCGGCGACCAGTATGATGGTCGGTCCGGCCGGCCAGTTGGGCGTGAAGCTGACCGCCAGGCCCAGTGTCGTGAAGACCGAACTGACGCCGACCGCAAGCAGCATAGTCTGCCACAGAGTGCGAGTGAACCGGCCCGCAACGGCTACTGGAATCGTCAGCAGTGCGATCACCAGAATTATACCGACCACGGACACCAGCAGGACCACTGTCAGCGCCGTCAAACACAATAGCAGTATGTAATACGCGCCGACTGCCAGCCCGCGCACGCGTGCGAATTCCTCGTCGAAACACACGGCTGAAAGCTGACGGTAGAAGAGGAAACAGACGATCACGACTACCACATCGAGCAACGCCAGCAACCGTATGTCCGAACCGGAGACCATAAGGATGTTGCCGATCAGATAACTCATCAGGTTTTCCTGATAACCCGGGGTGGCGGCGATAAAGAGGATGCCCGCAGCCATTCCGACCGCCCAGATGGCCCCGATCACGGTATCCTCGCGCTGGCGTGCCTTGAGACTGACGAACCCGATAGTGACGGCCGAAGCGAGCGCAGCCACAACCGCGCCGTGCAACGGGTGCAGCCATGTCAGACCGTGGACAACGGCCAGATAGTGAGCGAGGCCCATCCCACCGAGAACCGAGTGCGCGATGCCGGCTGCGATGTATGAAATGCGCCGCGCCACGACATAGGTCCCGACCACCCCGCAGGCAACTGACGCCAACAGGCCGGAGAGCAGGGCGTATTGGAGGAATGTGTGGCGGACAAGCGCGTCAAAGAAGCCCAGATTCACTGAGATCCCCCGTGAAACTGCTGGTCGTGGCGGACCATTCGGATCGGCCTGCCGTACAGCTCGCTCATGATCTCGCTGTCGATGGCTGCGGTCGGATGCACATGGACATGCCCCTTGACGCACACTACCGACTTCACGAACGGTGACACAAAGGCCGGGTCGTGCGATACCATGACAATCGTCAGCTTCTCGTTCAACCGCTGCAGCAGCTCGAACACCTCCTGTTCGATCCGCAGATCGAGATTGGCGGTCGGTTCGTCCAGCAGGAGCAGCCGCGGGCGGGCTGCCAGCGCCCGCGCGATCAGGATGCGACGCTGCTGGCCGCCGGAGAGGTGAGCGAACTGCCGCTCGGCGCTGTCAGCAAGCCCAACCTCACTCAGAGCCTCCAGAGCATGGGTCCGATCTGCCCGCGAAACACGACCGACTGGATGAAAATTGCCCAACAGCCCCATCAGCACCACATCCAGCACCGTGACCGGAAACTGCGGGTCAAGACTGACATGCTGCGGCATGTAACCGATTGTCTGCCGTACGGCGTGCGGCGGCTTGCCAAGCACTGTCACCGAACCCTCGGACGGCTGCAGCAAACCGATCATGAGCTTCAGCAACGTGGTCTTCCCGCCGCCGTTCGGACCAACTATCCAGGCGAAGTCTCGGTCCACGACTCGGAGGTTCACCCGGTGGAGTACCGGGATGCCGTTGTAGGCGAAGGTGACATTGTCGATGTTGATAACTGCTGAGTCGGTCATGCCAGTTCCGTTCGCCCCCTTATATATCGAAAAGTACGCAATACTACTATAAGAACTCTATTAATCATTAATATGCTCATCTGGTGGCTTGAGAAACTCCGAGGGCTTCGATCACCTCGCGGGCAACGGACCGTAGGTTTTCCACATAGTCGTAGGCAAGCGGATCGACCAGAACGATCCGAGCCCCGATGGCGTCGGCAATAACATGGGGACTTTGTGACGCATATTGCATTTGCACAAAAATCGCCCGCACGCTGTCAGCGGCAGCATGTTCGGTCAGCTCGGCCAGTTGACGGCTTCCCGGTTCTTTCCCTTCGCTCTGAATCGGGACCTGTATCAACCCGTACTCGTCGGTGAAATACCCCCAGGCCGGGTGAAACACGTACATCTTCCTGCCTGCGGTTCCGTGCAGCATCTGTCTGATCTCGGCGTCGAGCGCCTCAATATCGCGTACCAGGCTGTCGAGATTCCGGCGGTATGTTTCCGCATGACCGGAATCCAACGACTCGAGTTCTCGCGCGATCGCCCTGGCATGTACGATGGCGTTCCGTGGGCTCAGCCAGGTGTGAGGGTCGTTATCGGTATGGTGATCGTGATCACCATCATGACCGTCGATTCCGGACTCCTCGGACCGCCGCACCGGTATACCATCGCCGCTGGGGATAACCCGCATATGGGGATTCACACTGTGCAGCCTTGGCAGCAACGCCTCCTCAAACGGCACGCCGGCCACAAAAAGGACATCCGTTGTCGCCAGCTCGGTCATCTGGCGCGGCGAGGGATCATAGGTGTGCGGTGACGAGCCCGGAGGTATCAGCACCGTGACTGCCGCATTGCCGCCTGAAATCCGATCGACAAAATACGCCTGGGGCAGGATACTCACCGCCACGTGGAGTTTTTCGTCACTGTCTTCCTGTTCGGACGTCCGGCTTCCACAACCGCTGAAAAGGGCTACGATCGCCAGCGCGGCGACAACCCACATGCGCTCACTCTTCATGGGTGCAAACCAGATGAATCTCGTGGCAGTCGGAACACTCGGCAACCGCGTGATCGCGACAAAATTCCTCCCAGTGCCTTTTCTGCGACGGCGTCAGCGCGCCGCGCCCCTGACAGAGCGGACACAGGTTATCCAGAGCGGTCAGCAGTGCCGCCCGGATGAACTCCGACCGGTTAGGGATTCGGCTGAGCGCTTCCACGAGGGAATCATCCGCCTTAAACGTGATAATCTCGGACTTCTGCTTCACAGATCCGCCTTTTCTTATTACCCGTTTGAACTGGTGGGGTAGTATTACTTTTTATTACGGCATTGTCAACAGGGAATTGTGGAGACAGCGGAAAAATCGGTTGGTCACTCTTTGAATCGATAGCCGATACCTCGGACGGTCTCTATCATCTTCCCGGCCGCGCCTAGCTTCTTGCGAAGACCCACCACCTGAACGTCAACGGAGCGGTCGGTCACGAGATAGTTCTCGCCGTGAACGGCTTCGATAATCTGGTATCGGGTGAACACCCATCCCGGCCGGGAGGCCAGCAGGTGAAGCATGCGGAATTCGGTCAGGGTCAGGTCGAGCTTATCGCCGGCGATCGTAACTTCGTGGCGCCCCGGATGGATAACCATATCGTGGATGTGCAGCGTTTCCTGCTCGTCGGCGGGGGCAATCTCAAGGCGTCGAAGCACGGCACGAACGCGGGCAAGCAGAACACGCGGGCTGAACGGCTTGATGATATAGTCATCGGCGCCCAGTTCCAGTCCGGTCACGACATCGGCCTCTTCCCCCTTCGCGGTGACGATCACGACCGGGACCGACGACGTGCTGGCGGTGTTTTTCACCCGGCGACACACTTCAAGACCGTCCACGCCGGGCAGCATAAGATCGAGCAGCACGAGATCGGGAGCGGATTTTCGGACCGCCTCGATAGCGGCCTCGCCGGAGGCAACCGACACCACCTGAAATCCCTCACGGACGAGATTGTATGTGATCAGTTCCCTGATGTCGTCTTCGTCTTCGACCACCAGTATCGACTGACGTTGCATCCCAGACCACCTCCGGTTCGCCCTCGCGCGGCAAACCGTCCTGCGAATATGTCGCGAATCGACCGAACCGGCCAAATCGGGCGGCCGGTCAATTGCACCTGTGATTGCGGAGAAAGTGACCAACGTCGGCAGGAAAAGCAAAAAATATGTAGCGTCAGAATGACTAGAATTGTGTTAGGGGTCGGCCGTCAGATCAGACAAACGTCTTGACTATCTCTTTGTGCAGTCCCTCGAGTTCACCGTAGGCGCGATTGATTTCCTCGATCTTTTCCTGCAGCCGCTTCATCAGATGCTGCTTCTCCATCCCGTTGCGGAGAATGATCAGTAAATCGTCGTTGTCCCACGGTTTTTCGAGATACTGGAACAGCCCCACGTCGTTGATCGCTTTAATCGCGTTTTCCTTGTCGGCATATCCGGTGAGGATTATCCGCGGCACTTCCGGCCGGAGCTTTTTCACTTCCGCCAGAAACGAGATACCGTCCATTTCCGGCATCAGGTAGTCCGACATGACGATGTCGACTTCGGTGCTCCGGATGAAGTCAAGCGCTTGCCGGGCGGAGAGAAAGGGCCTGACGTCGTAATCGGTCTCGAGCGTAAGAAACGACTTCAGGCTGGTGAGTACCATTTCTTCATCGTCGACGATAACGATTACTCCGGCGTTATCGGCGTCTTTATCAGCTGATGCGGTCATTCCGCGCTCCTGTCTTCAATCATTTCAATCACCAGCGCCGTCAGGTCGTCTTCGGCCATGCGCCCGTTGCGAAAGGTACGTACCGATGCAACGATTTCGTCGAGCAGTTCGTTTCCCCGGCGAGGGATATTTTTCGCCAGGGCGGCTCCGAACGCCCGCTGTTCAAACATCTCTCCGTCGCCGTTTTCGCATTCGGTAAGACCGTCGGTGTACAACAGCAGACCGTCGCCGGGCTGCAGGTCAATACCGTGTTCCTGGCCCGGTCGAAAAGCCTTCGGATCGGCGACACCGAGCAAAAGCCCCTCGGCCGGCAGCCTCTCACATTTCGCGAAATGCCGCCGAAGCACCATGGGGTGCGGCGTTCCGGCGTTGGCAATATGGCACCGTCCGGACACTCTGTCAATCGCAACCACCACGGCCGCCGCAAAGATGCCGTCGGGCAGGGCCGTGTACAAAACGTCGTTGATCCCACTGAGTATTTCGCAGGGCCGGACGTCGCGACCGGCAAACTGGGCGAACGCGAACTTCAAAAGTGCCGTCGAGAGCGC includes:
- a CDS encoding carboxypeptidase-like regulatory domain-containing protein, translating into MNSRMSLRRTVNRVITSRVVVTLPVLCAMMAPGVDGYSQTNKVETGTLGGRLLDSRTGEPLIGATVMIEGTQLGSQSDLDGSYRIRLVPTGIVTLLVRAIGYAPFRRHSHRTSQAISPAARWI
- a CDS encoding peroxiredoxin, with product MSVLVTRSAPDFTAQAVMPDNSFKQLTLSEYRDTYVILFFYPLDFTFVCPSEIIAFDKKLNEFRQRNCEVIGVSVDSHFTHLAWKNTPREQGGIGNIQYPLVADLSKSISRDYGVLIGDEVALRGLFLIDKKGIVRHAVINDLPLGRSVDEALRMLDALRYVETHGEVCPANWHAGDEAIRPDADGVASYLARHSV
- a CDS encoding ferritin family protein, coding for MKLKSVEEILDFAIEKEQDAADFYNSLAAKMNRKGMKDVFAGFAREEMGHKAKLLAVKDGRLMLSAEKKVADLKIGDHLADIELTANVGYQEALILAMKAEKAAFKLYSDLAAATDNADLRELLLSLAHEEAKHKLRFEVEYDEVILTEN
- a CDS encoding iron chelate uptake ABC transporter family permease subunit — translated: MNLGFFDALVRHTFLQYALLSGLLASVACGVVGTYVVARRISYIAAGIAHSVLGGMGLAHYLAVVHGLTWLHPLHGAVVAALASAVTIGFVSLKARQREDTVIGAIWAVGMAAGILFIAATPGYQENLMSYLIGNILMVSGSDIRLLALLDVVVVIVCFLFYRQLSAVCFDEEFARVRGLAVGAYYILLLCLTALTVVLLVSVVGIILVIALLTIPVAVAGRFTRTLWQTMLLAVGVSSVFTTLGLAVSFTPNWPAGPTIILVAGVTFLAVSLVRGRG
- a CDS encoding metal ABC transporter ATP-binding protein; translated protein: MTDSAVINIDNVTFAYNGIPVLHRVNLRVVDRDFAWIVGPNGGGKTTLLKLMIGLLQPSEGSVTVLGKPPHAVRQTIGYMPQHVSLDPQFPVTVLDVVLMGLLGNFHPVGRVSRADRTHALEALSEVGLADSAERQFAHLSGGQQRRILIARALAARPRLLLLDEPTANLDLRIEQEVFELLQRLNEKLTIVMVSHDPAFVSPFVKSVVCVKGHVHVHPTAAIDSEIMSELYGRPIRMVRHDQQFHGGSQ
- a CDS encoding zinc ABC transporter substrate-binding protein, yielding MKSERMWVVAALAIVALFSGCGSRTSEQEDSDEKLHVAVSILPQAYFVDRISGGNAAVTVLIPPGSSPHTYDPSPRQMTELATTDVLFVAGVPFEEALLPRLHSVNPHMRVIPSGDGIPVRRSEESGIDGHDGDHDHHTDNDPHTWLSPRNAIVHARAIARELESLDSGHAETYRRNLDSLVRDIEALDAEIRQMLHGTAGRKMYVFHPAWGYFTDEYGLIQVPIQSEGKEPGSRQLAELTEHAAADSVRAIFVQMQYASQSPHVIADAIGARIVLVDPLAYDYVENLRSVAREVIEALGVSQATR
- a CDS encoding ribbon-helix-helix domain-containing protein, which gives rise to MKQKSEIITFKADDSLVEALSRIPNRSEFIRAALLTALDNLCPLCQGRGALTPSQKRHWEEFCRDHAVAECSDCHEIHLVCTHEE
- a CDS encoding response regulator transcription factor codes for the protein MQRQSILVVEDEDDIRELITYNLVREGFQVVSVASGEAAIEAVRKSAPDLVLLDLMLPGVDGLEVCRRVKNTASTSSVPVVIVTAKGEEADVVTGLELGADDYIIKPFSPRVLLARVRAVLRRLEIAPADEQETLHIHDMVIHPGRHEVTIAGDKLDLTLTEFRMLHLLASRPGWVFTRYQIIEAVHGENYLVTDRSVDVQVVGLRKKLGAAGKMIETVRGIGYRFKE
- a CDS encoding response regulator codes for the protein MTASADKDADNAGVIVIVDDEEMVLTSLKSFLTLETDYDVRPFLSARQALDFIRSTEVDIVMSDYLMPEMDGISFLAEVKKLRPEVPRIILTGYADKENAIKAINDVGLFQYLEKPWDNDDLLIILRNGMEKQHLMKRLQEKIEEINRAYGELEGLHKEIVKTFV